DNA from Gouania willdenowi chromosome 15, fGouWil2.1, whole genome shotgun sequence:
CAGGACAAAAATCAATGCAGACTCATATTCTGGCCGTTTGCGATCACTTATAAATATTTGTACAACTCACAACATCCAGAATACACatcatgaaaacaaacttttattgcTGTGTAACATTTATACACTGGCGGGTCTTCATAAAAAGACTCGGCCTAGGCTTTGGAAGTGAGAGAGTTCTTATGGGGTATTCACACCCAAagcgactgaagtgactagattacattaaaatcaatgtaaatgacgcgaccTCAAGTAATCCCCCCTCAAGCGACGTGACTTGCGTGTTTGAGCGACTAAGTCAAGCACgacctcgtcgctcaaagttgaaaaatttgaactttttaagtGACAACTCTCCCGTCCTTCACCGTCTGTAGAGTGGAGGCTGTagcccctccctgctccctcccgcttcagtgcAGATGGCTGCTGTGGAGGACTGTacaacttcctcaatttatcggggcaaaagtaaagcggttaacttcttgaaaaccacagtaactactgatcataacacacactcatcctttaatatctccgtaaATTGATCctttaaaccgtaaaagtggagcaagaaggaaaataagtgatcaaccctctctctctttctctctaccctgtcaccgactcaacacacacacacccacccattTCCCTGGTGATCGAGTCACTAGAGCGATgaagtgacaaaaaaacaccactatGTGCAAGCGACTCATCAGGGGCGATTTAAGTGACTGCAGCGCTACAGTCACGTTGGGTGTGAACTCACCCTTAAGGTGTAAAGTAACCCTTAAGGTCAGTTTACACCCAACAtgacttcagcgactatagttgattaaatcgcccgtgatgagtcacATACTCACGCTTTTTGCTCGCTTCAATTttcaacagatggaaattagccattGGTTataatctggcatatttacatttttttgaatgttcattaatatgtactgtccctacttaaataaagaaataaatgaaaaaaaataaaaacttcaagCGACTTCCATCAACTCAGATCACGCGATGGAGTCACTAAAATCGCGCGAGTAGCTCGACATTGTGTCATTACCTTTTGAACGTAATCTAGTCACGAGAGTCGCATTGAGTATAAACGCACTTAGGGTGCACATCAGAGCTTTGGCAGGCCACTAGCGGTGACCGTATTTAGCACACCAGTCTGTTCGCCCATGAATGGCCTGTAGTGGTGGGCCAGGCTGGAGGCCAGGTGTGCTCTTGTTAGCTGACGTCGCGCTGGTTGATGAATTCATGGGACTACGAACAGACCTCCATGTTGCATAATCtggaaaatgacaaaacagTTTGAACGCTTATTGTTACTGATTTACAGTTAATATTCATTGTGATAATAAACCAAATGATTGAAGAAGTGCTCACTGGATGCTGTGTCTACTGCAGAGCCCTGGTGACCTCTGTGAGCAGCAAAGCTGTTCTCCTTTTTGTAAAACGACGGTATGTAACCACCTGGGATTGTGTTTGTGCCTAAAAAACACCACAGGTTACATGATCTAAAACCATAGCAACGTGGAAAGGCGTGgcaaagatgatggtgatgtTACCATGAGTGCCTCTGCTTGGCAGAGTCCCTCCGATTGGAATACCGCTGATGCCCCAAAGATGACTTGATGTGAAGTCTTTACTGGCATTAATAGGCATGTTCTTCTTAGTAACAATCCCTAAGGCAAAGACAGGAagtcagatacacacactcaaatatcttcaaaataaataaaaaacaacagcagaaaataAGACCCTAATCCCTAAAAATATTAACGACTAAAGATAAATGTATCATTTGCTCAGATAATCAATACAACTAATAGTTGATCACCAGGTAAGTATCTGGACTGTCTCAGGTAATGCTGTGTAGCTGAAGCCGTCCTCGATGGCTCCTGGTAAGCTGTAGTTTTATTTAGGTTTAAAGGTGCGTCATCTTTTCCACTGGTTCTGCTAAAGTCCAGAACGTTTCCGTATCTGAAAGACACAACACATCCACCAGTAACTATGCAGAACTCTTCAGAGAGCCTCACATTGATGAAACACAGCACATTACATCTTTGATATTCAATTGCTAAATATCAGACAGAAAGAAAGATTCAACTATTGAAGGAGAGAATTAATGGTTGGTGTTGTGATCTGTCCCTGAGGTTGGTTGTGTGTTGCATTAATGGATTGTTAGACTTCTACACACTTGGCGTTACTAATGACTTAGATGTTGGCCCACCTTAGTGCGTCGTCTCTCGGCCTCGGCTTCTCAGTAGAAAAGTTAGTTTTCCCCCGAATGCCAATTGTCGTCACATCTGGTTCGTGGTAGTCGTCCCACTCCTCACCCTTGAGGTGTCCTGTACCATGTCCCCAGCGCCGCCGTCCTCCTCCTTTGGGCTTGGACGAGAGGCTCAGCAGGTTTGCGTTTACTGACTCCTGCCTTTTTTGCTGCTACAAAACGATGGACAACAAGCACACATGAAGTCTGTCAAAAATGACCAGACTGTCGGGCtcttttaaagagtaactaaaccccagaaccacttttttctgctgaatacaaatgtatttgggtatgaagtagtgctgttgattgattctggtccaactctcaacattttagtcaaagtatttcaatttggcatattttgtcgTAAAATGTCAGAGACTGTCCTTTATTGGTTGAAAcgcggctattacaattgattatTGCTATTGGATGAGAataagatcatgtgatgttttgggaccatcttgcatcacacaCAAGCACAGTTAGCcacgccccttttataaaaacaagcacatgtgggctctacaatctgtggtgagtaggtagGATTGAGataagagtgaatagagaggtatattgagtaatgagtagcttgTTAACGttgcatagattgttcattgtaGATTTTCTAGTATAGACTGgttgtgtcttaactgctccaggagcccgcccataattaaggcattttttaaaatttccctcctagaggcaggtcaggagaaagcaggggtttagttactctttaagtaaaTAATTCTGTTCTTCACTATTTGTAGATAAAACCAAGCATCACCTGTAGTTGAAGACTTTTGTCCTCAATGTAAGGAAGATGGCTTTGAGGAAGCCTCTCAGGCTGCTCCTGTTTCACAATTTGCTTTGGTTGCTGTTGCTCTCGCGTCAGCTCTGTCTGCCGTTGGTAAACTAGTGGCTGGGCAGAAGGCTGGATCTGCTGGAGAGCCCGGGAGGGGGcgcagtgtgtgtttgtgggtggGGGCTGGGATGGAGGCACAGGCTTTAGCAGCAAaggctgctgttgctgctgtaaAGTGTGTTGTGAGCGCACAGGAGTCTGCAGCTGAGGCCTGTCCTGCTCCAGGATCTGCTGAGGGGGGCGCAAAGCCTGGCCAACGTGGAAGTATGAGTACCTGAGAGCCTGAGGACACAGAGGGGGTCAGACTAGTGGAATCACACTGCACTACAGGGTGAAGGCAGGGTCTAGTGTCATGTGACACTACCTGGGCTGAAGATGGTCTCTTCTTTGGATCCCACTGAAGCAGGTCTGTCA
Protein-coding regions in this window:
- the LOC114476849 gene encoding serine/threonine-protein kinase ICK-like, with protein sequence MNRYTTLRQLGDGTYGSVILGRSLESEEFVAIKKMKRKFYSWEECMNLREVKSLKKLNHANVIKLKEVIRENDHLYFIFEYMKENLYQLMKDRTRLFPESAVRNIMFQILQGLAFIHKHGFFHRDMKPENLLCMGPELVKIADFGLAREIRSRPPYTDYVSTRWYRAPEVLLRSTSYSSPIDQWAVGCIMAELYTLRPLFPGSSEVDTIFKICQVLGTPKKNDWPEGYHLANIMNFRWPQCVPSNLKTLVPNASPEAIHLMTDLLQWDPKKRPSSAQALRYSYFHVGQALRPPQQILEQDRPQLQTPVRSQHTLQQQQQPLLLKPVPPSQPPPTNTHCAPSRALQQIQPSAQPLVYQRQTELTREQQQPKQIVKQEQPERLPQSHLPYIEDKSLQLQQQKRQESVNANLLSLSSKPKGGGRRRWGHGTGHLKGEEWDDYHEPDVTTIGIRGKTNFSTEKPRPRDDALRYGNVLDFSRTSGKDDAPLNLNKTTAYQEPSRTASATQHYLRQSRYLPGIVTKKNMPINASKDFTSSHLWGISGIPIGGTLPSRGTHGTNTIPGGYIPSFYKKENSFAAHRGHQGSAVDTASNYATWRSVRSPMNSSTSATSANKSTPGLQPGPPLQAIHGRTDWCAKYGHR